Proteins found in one Enterococcus sp. 9D6_DIV0238 genomic segment:
- the tsaE gene encoding tRNA (adenosine(37)-N6)-threonylcarbamoyltransferase complex ATPase subunit type 1 TsaE — protein MEILINDPKETEEIAKLVGLSARAGDTIILSGDLGAGKTTMTKGIALGLGIEQMIKSPTYTIIREYREGRLPLYHMDVYRIEDGADDLGLEEYFEGDGLSVVEWGKLLGEFMPDDYLDITIEKDSENLEKRKLVIQAFGRRSELFLVRIQQKMEEKE, from the coding sequence GTGGAGATTTTAATCAATGATCCTAAAGAAACAGAAGAGATCGCTAAGCTTGTTGGTTTGAGTGCAAGAGCAGGGGATACGATCATTCTTTCTGGAGATCTCGGTGCGGGGAAAACAACGATGACCAAAGGGATCGCTTTAGGGCTAGGGATAGAGCAGATGATCAAAAGTCCTACCTATACGATCATTCGTGAATATCGTGAAGGACGATTGCCGTTATATCATATGGATGTTTACCGTATTGAGGATGGCGCGGATGATTTAGGGTTGGAGGAGTATTTTGAAGGAGACGGTTTATCTGTTGTTGAATGGGGAAAACTCTTAGGTGAATTTATGCCTGACGATTATCTGGATATCACAATTGAAAAAGATTCAGAAAATCTGGAGAAAAGAAAACTTGTGATTCAAGCGTTCGGACGACGGTCAGAACTATTTTTAGTACGAATCCAGCAAAAAATGGAGGAAAAAGAATGA
- a CDS encoding MurR/RpiR family transcriptional regulator, with product MLFLDHTPDLSPIDLEIYKYVAAHIDEVVYMRIRELAKETHSSTASILRFCRKFGCDGFSEFKIKLNLYRKTLAEPITTHAVDETSFTNFIQRSTETFYQERMQAAVKLLAEKDLVLFIGTGSSKIIAEYGALYFSSIFSMAFHIEDPINHPVNFFNKSIAKNVCVIALSVSGENEAIINYLNHFLSNDCAIISITNSEKSTIASLSDVNIPYYISTERIGDSDITSQVPALYTVEYLAKEVQKNKQAST from the coding sequence GTGCTCTTTTTAGATCACACGCCTGATTTAAGCCCAATCGATTTAGAAATTTACAAATATGTTGCTGCTCATATCGATGAGGTCGTCTATATGAGGATTCGAGAACTAGCGAAAGAGACTCACAGCAGTACAGCCAGTATTCTTCGTTTTTGTCGAAAATTTGGTTGTGATGGATTTTCCGAATTTAAAATCAAATTGAATCTTTATCGAAAAACCTTAGCTGAACCCATAACGACACATGCCGTTGATGAAACCTCCTTCACTAATTTTATACAGCGATCAACTGAAACGTTTTATCAAGAACGAATGCAGGCTGCTGTAAAATTACTTGCTGAAAAAGATCTGGTTCTATTTATTGGAACGGGCTCTTCAAAAATCATTGCTGAATATGGTGCATTGTACTTTTCTTCTATTTTTAGTATGGCTTTTCATATTGAAGACCCTATCAATCACCCAGTAAATTTTTTCAACAAAAGCATTGCAAAAAACGTCTGTGTTATTGCTCTTTCTGTCAGTGGTGAAAATGAAGCAATCATCAATTACTTAAATCATTTTCTTTCTAATGATTGTGCGATCATTTCGATCACAAATAGTGAAAAATCAACGATTGCCTCTTTATCTGATGTCAATATCCCATACTATATTTCGACAGAAAGAATCGGTGACAGTGATATCACCTCCCAAGTCCCTGCACTTTATACTGTAGAATACTTGGCTAAAGAAGTGCAAAAAAATAAACAAGCGAGCACCTAA
- a CDS encoding GNAT family N-acetyltransferase: MIRFATKEDGKAIAPLILVILKDMELPLLDIVPEETILSVLAEASADPTYRYGYQRGLVYEHEGQVAGIAFGYPNEDEPVIDEPLKKVLRKHNLDEEIRIFVDPETLPNEWYLDSISVNEKYRGLGIGSKLLDALPQIAKRDGKEIIGLSVDKANPNAKKLYSRKGFKDVAEMMISGHVYDHMQKKISE, translated from the coding sequence ATGATTCGTTTTGCAACAAAAGAAGACGGAAAAGCTATTGCTCCGTTGATCTTAGTTATTTTGAAAGACATGGAATTGCCATTATTGGACATTGTTCCTGAGGAAACCATTTTATCTGTTTTAGCTGAAGCTTCAGCTGATCCGACGTATCGGTATGGGTATCAACGAGGCTTAGTATATGAGCATGAGGGACAAGTCGCGGGAATCGCCTTTGGTTATCCGAATGAAGATGAACCTGTGATCGATGAACCTTTGAAGAAGGTTTTGCGTAAACATAATTTAGATGAAGAAATTAGGATTTTTGTTGATCCTGAAACATTACCGAATGAATGGTACCTTGATTCAATTTCAGTAAATGAAAAATATCGTGGATTAGGTATCGGCTCGAAATTATTAGATGCATTGCCGCAGATCGCTAAACGAGATGGAAAAGAAATCATTGGCTTGAGTGTAGATAAAGCAAATCCTAATGCGAAAAAATTATATAGCCGTAAAGGATTTAAAGATGTGGCAGAAATGATGATCAGCGGACATGTATATGATCATATGCAAAAAAAAATCAGCGAGTAA
- a CDS encoding GNAT family N-acetyltransferase has product MKKIIENERLYLRELSEDDLEDLCAILQDEETMYAYEAPFTDEKVSDWLNWNLASYQKNQFGLWAIVDKNEENFVGQCGIVYSEVEGKNLLEIGYLLNKRYWHNGYASEASALCLNYAKNILQAQKICSIIRDTNSASQKVAENNGMTIVQEFYKDYSGLPVKHYVYSIDLVK; this is encoded by the coding sequence ATGAAAAAAATAATAGAAAATGAGCGGTTGTATTTAAGAGAACTTTCAGAAGATGACCTTGAAGATTTATGTGCCATTTTACAAGATGAAGAAACGATGTATGCGTATGAAGCCCCATTTACTGATGAAAAAGTGAGCGATTGGCTCAATTGGAACTTAGCCAGTTATCAAAAAAATCAATTTGGTTTATGGGCGATCGTTGATAAAAATGAAGAGAACTTTGTTGGTCAATGCGGCATTGTTTATTCAGAAGTGGAAGGAAAAAACTTACTAGAAATTGGTTATTTGTTAAACAAACGATATTGGCACAATGGATATGCCAGTGAAGCTAGTGCCTTATGTTTAAACTATGCAAAAAATATCCTGCAGGCACAAAAAATTTGTTCGATCATTCGAGATACAAATAGTGCTTCTCAAAAGGTGGCTGAAAACAATGGTATGACCATTGTTCAGGAGTTTTATAAAGATTATTCTGGTCTGCCAGTGAAACATTATGTTTATAGCATTGATTTAGTGAAGTAA
- a CDS encoding LURP-one-related/scramblase family protein, with translation MSEFFIQEQQLSNITRTLVKDEDGKSLYLLVGRWGTRGDALSLYAMSGELVASIKQTSFMFGSRFELYKGFKKVGVLRKILNLNADFYYIQHLHWTVSGDIKNHHYSIYQMNHKIMEMSKATLFTGDYFNLNVVDDDDAPLCICIAAVLDYWLYNKKKNNGRKPIMGLGTCQ, from the coding sequence GTGTCTGAGTTTTTTATACAAGAACAACAACTAAGCAATATCACGAGAACACTTGTCAAAGATGAAGATGGTAAATCTCTTTACCTACTTGTCGGACGCTGGGGAACTCGAGGCGATGCCCTTTCATTATATGCAATGAGCGGGGAGCTTGTCGCAAGTATCAAACAAACCTCTTTTATGTTCGGTTCACGCTTTGAACTGTATAAAGGCTTTAAAAAAGTCGGTGTTTTACGAAAAATCCTAAACTTAAACGCTGACTTCTACTACATCCAGCACTTACATTGGACTGTCTCAGGTGATATAAAAAATCATCATTACTCCATCTATCAAATGAATCATAAAATCATGGAAATGAGTAAAGCAACTCTTTTTACTGGAGATTACTTCAACTTGAATGTAGTTGATGATGACGATGCCCCTCTTTGTATTTGTATTGCTGCTGTTCTCGATTACTGGCTATATAATAAAAAAAAGAATAATGGGCGTAAACCAATTATGGGTCTGGGTACCTGTCAGTAG
- a CDS encoding 6-phospho-beta-glucosidase, which translates to MSKGIKIVTIGGGSSYTPELVEGFIKRYDELPIRELWLVDIEAGKEKLEIVGEMAKRMVKAAGVDCEVHLTLDRREALKDADFVTTQLRVGLLDARILDERIPLSHGMIGQETNGAGGIFKALRTVPVILDIVEDMKELCPNAWLINFTNPAGMVTEAVLRYGNWDKVVGLCNIPVNAVFEEAALLGEENRDLFFQFAGINHLHWHTITDKNGKDRTDELIKIMYGQDDAKSIVANIKDNNLIWEQVENLHMVPCPYHNYYYYTDKMLAEELEDFKNNGTRAEKVKEIEHELFELYKDPNLDYKPKQLAERGGARYSDAACEIINSIHNDKRTTMTVSTRNNGTITDLPAESAVEVTCTITGKGPVPYNFGSFEPRQRGLLQVMKSMEELTIEAAVTGDYGTLLQAFTMNPLITSGDVAKEVMDELLEAHKAYLPNFFK; encoded by the coding sequence ATGTCAAAAGGAATCAAAATTGTAACGATCGGTGGAGGTTCAAGTTACACACCAGAATTAGTTGAAGGATTTATTAAACGTTACGACGAATTACCGATCCGTGAATTGTGGCTTGTAGATATCGAAGCAGGAAAAGAAAAATTAGAAATCGTTGGAGAAATGGCTAAACGAATGGTCAAAGCAGCCGGTGTCGACTGCGAAGTTCATTTAACGTTAGATCGCCGTGAAGCATTGAAAGATGCTGATTTTGTTACAACACAATTACGCGTAGGACTATTGGATGCACGTATTTTAGATGAACGAATTCCTTTAAGTCATGGCATGATCGGTCAAGAAACGAATGGTGCAGGCGGGATTTTTAAAGCGTTGAGAACCGTCCCTGTGATTTTAGATATCGTTGAAGATATGAAAGAATTATGCCCGAATGCTTGGTTGATCAACTTTACAAATCCAGCGGGAATGGTCACAGAAGCTGTTTTACGTTATGGTAATTGGGACAAAGTCGTTGGTTTATGTAATATTCCAGTCAATGCCGTTTTTGAAGAAGCAGCATTGTTAGGGGAGGAAAACCGTGATTTATTCTTCCAATTTGCTGGAATCAATCATTTACATTGGCATACGATCACAGATAAAAATGGAAAAGACCGCACAGATGAGCTGATCAAAATCATGTATGGTCAAGACGATGCAAAATCGATCGTAGCAAATATCAAGGACAATAATTTGATCTGGGAACAAGTAGAGAATCTACATATGGTTCCTTGCCCGTATCACAACTATTACTACTATACAGATAAAATGTTGGCAGAAGAATTAGAAGACTTCAAAAACAATGGGACACGTGCAGAAAAAGTGAAAGAAATCGAGCATGAATTGTTTGAATTATACAAAGATCCAAACTTAGACTACAAACCAAAACAACTTGCAGAGCGCGGTGGCGCCCGCTATAGTGATGCAGCTTGTGAAATCATCAATTCGATCCACAATGATAAACGTACAACAATGACTGTCAGCACAAGAAATAACGGAACGATCACGGATTTACCAGCTGAAAGCGCAGTTGAAGTAACATGTACGATCACAGGAAAAGGTCCTGTTCCATATAACTTTGGCAGCTTTGAACCAAGACAACGAGGATTGCTGCAAGTCATGAAATCTATGGAAGAATTAACGATCGAAGCGGCAGTAACGGGAGATTATGGAACGTTATTACAAGCATTCACGATGAATCCCTTGATCACAAGCGGAGACGTTGCCAAAGAAGTGATGGATGAATTATTAGAAGCACATAAAGCCTATTTACCAAATTTCTTTAAATAA
- a CDS encoding 3D domain-containing protein: MLDSVKVKKLMPFLAAILVMNVGFPVGALAESLDDLNEKEAQTEQVGESLSKDINTALNDVNKKYAEIEKLKVDISKAEETIKNSEAEITITEQSIERRKEVVGNRMKDIQLSGEHRTWQVLLDAENISDFFNKAFAMTTLQNAEQDKIESLSKDKEKLKDLQETVKSKQEELQTNEAKLQEEASSMDAQVASLKEQLADNESALQLIASQKQTEEKRISDEKKAAAAQKQAAAQEAQRKANEAASSSTSSESSSSSDSSSSSSSSSEEQPVVTPPSEPSEEHPNPGGGDTGGGNVLYVQSTAYSWREAGSGYITATGIDLRSNSNVIAVDPSVIPLGSFVEVEGYGFAVAGDTGGAINGHIIDVHFPTVDQCINWGRRNNVKVTIQ; encoded by the coding sequence GTGTTGGATTCAGTGAAAGTAAAAAAATTGATGCCGTTTTTAGCTGCTATCTTAGTTATGAATGTGGGATTTCCAGTCGGCGCTTTGGCAGAATCATTAGATGATCTGAACGAAAAAGAAGCACAGACTGAACAAGTGGGAGAATCCCTTAGCAAAGATATCAATACAGCTTTAAATGATGTTAATAAAAAATACGCTGAAATTGAAAAACTTAAAGTAGATATTTCAAAAGCTGAAGAAACAATCAAAAATTCTGAAGCAGAAATCACAATAACAGAGCAAAGCATTGAACGCCGGAAAGAAGTCGTTGGAAATCGTATGAAAGATATCCAATTGAGCGGGGAACATCGGACGTGGCAAGTATTGCTAGATGCCGAAAATATCTCAGATTTCTTCAATAAGGCATTTGCAATGACTACTTTACAAAATGCTGAACAAGATAAGATAGAGAGTTTGTCTAAAGACAAAGAAAAATTGAAAGATCTTCAAGAAACTGTAAAGAGCAAGCAAGAAGAGTTACAAACCAACGAAGCGAAATTACAGGAAGAAGCTTCTTCAATGGATGCGCAAGTCGCTTCTTTAAAAGAGCAATTAGCGGATAATGAATCAGCTTTACAGTTGATCGCCAGTCAAAAGCAAACAGAAGAAAAACGTATTTCTGATGAGAAAAAAGCAGCAGCAGCCCAAAAGCAAGCAGCAGCTCAAGAAGCACAGAGAAAAGCTAATGAAGCAGCGTCGTCAAGTACGAGCAGCGAATCTTCAAGCTCCTCTGATTCAAGTAGCAGTTCAAGCTCTAGTAGTGAGGAACAGCCAGTCGTAACACCGCCATCTGAGCCATCGGAAGAACATCCAAACCCTGGAGGCGGCGATACAGGAGGAGGCAATGTACTTTATGTACAGTCAACTGCTTACTCTTGGAGAGAAGCTGGATCTGGTTATATCACAGCTACTGGGATCGACTTACGTTCAAATAGTAATGTAATTGCTGTTGATCCAAGTGTGATTCCATTGGGATCATTTGTTGAGGTGGAAGGTTATGGCTTTGCAGTTGCCGGAGATACTGGTGGTGCAATCAACGGTCATATCATTGATGTCCATTTCCCAACAGTCGATCAATGTATCAACTGGGGACGTAGAAACAATGTAAAGGTTACGATTCAATAA
- a CDS encoding Cof-type HAD-IIB family hydrolase: MIKLIASDMDGTLLDSKMGISKDNASAIREAERLGIEFMVATGRAYTEAKPALDEAGIECAMITLNGAKVFDKAGNSLFTAGIEKGTTAEIMDILDANNVYFEVSTNKGIFSAHQEKRIENFAAHIATTMPHLTYKVAIAMAAAHLSLLDVNYIEDIRSLLAQEDIEILKIIGFSMEGPTVLGPTSTQIRQLPDLVVTSSAQNNIEVNHKNAQKGIAVAHVAKDRGISEKEVMTIGDNFNDVSMLQWAGVSFAMGNAELEVKDHAKYVTSTNLENGVGEAILRAIREDL, from the coding sequence ATGATTAAATTGATTGCTTCAGACATGGACGGAACATTACTAGATTCAAAAATGGGCATTTCAAAGGACAATGCTTCAGCGATACGTGAGGCAGAACGTCTTGGGATCGAATTTATGGTTGCTACAGGCCGAGCCTATACAGAAGCCAAACCAGCATTGGACGAAGCTGGGATCGAATGTGCGATGATCACTTTGAATGGTGCAAAAGTCTTTGATAAAGCTGGAAACTCACTTTTTACAGCAGGAATCGAAAAGGGAACGACAGCTGAAATCATGGATATCCTAGATGCAAATAATGTATATTTTGAAGTTTCCACCAATAAAGGTATTTTTTCAGCACATCAAGAAAAAAGAATCGAAAATTTTGCCGCCCATATTGCAACGACCATGCCTCATTTGACCTATAAAGTGGCTATTGCGATGGCAGCAGCTCATCTATCCTTACTAGATGTCAATTATATCGAAGATATTCGTTCTCTGCTGGCGCAAGAGGATATAGAGATTTTAAAAATCATCGGTTTCAGTATGGAAGGACCGACCGTTTTAGGACCAACAAGCACTCAAATTAGACAGTTACCTGATCTGGTTGTTACCTCTTCTGCCCAAAACAATATCGAGGTCAATCATAAAAACGCACAAAAGGGCATTGCTGTTGCTCATGTAGCAAAAGACCGCGGTATCTCTGAAAAGGAAGTTATGACGATCGGTGATAATTTTAATGATGTCAGTATGCTTCAATGGGCCGGTGTTAGTTTTGCCATGGGAAATGCAGAACTCGAAGTGAAAGATCACGCCAAATATGTCACATCGACCAACTTGGAAAATGGCGTTGGCGAAGCTATTTTAAGAGCAATCAGAGAAGACTTATAA
- a CDS encoding uracil-DNA glycosylase encodes MKEIIHNSWQDVLKDEFSKDYYLKLREFLKQEYSHQTIYPDMYHIYSALELTPYEEVKVVILGQDPYHGPNQAHGLSFSVQPGVRTPPSLMNIYKELQDDLGYPPVSHGFLESWAKQGVLLLNTVLTVRNGQAYSHRGQGWENLTDAIIQKLNEREKSIVFILWGKPAQEKIKMIDTNKHIIIKSPHPSPLAAHRGFFGSKPFSKTNQALEQLGETPINWQLPDTVS; translated from the coding sequence ATGAAAGAAATCATTCATAATAGCTGGCAAGATGTTTTAAAGGATGAATTCAGCAAAGACTATTATCTAAAGCTGCGTGAATTTTTGAAGCAAGAATACAGTCACCAAACCATTTATCCTGATATGTACCATATTTATTCAGCCCTTGAGCTGACGCCGTATGAAGAGGTCAAAGTTGTGATATTAGGTCAGGACCCGTATCATGGACCAAACCAAGCACATGGACTAAGTTTTTCAGTACAGCCTGGAGTAAGAACACCGCCATCATTGATGAATATTTACAAAGAACTTCAAGATGATCTGGGCTATCCGCCAGTCTCACATGGTTTTTTGGAAAGCTGGGCAAAACAAGGAGTTCTACTATTAAACACTGTATTGACTGTTCGAAATGGACAAGCTTATTCTCATCGTGGACAAGGGTGGGAAAACTTGACGGATGCAATCATCCAGAAGCTGAATGAGCGGGAAAAATCAATTGTCTTTATTTTATGGGGCAAGCCGGCACAGGAAAAAATCAAGATGATCGACACCAATAAACATATTATTATCAAATCGCCTCATCCAAGTCCCTTAGCAGCTCATCGTGGCTTCTTTGGTTCAAAGCCATTTTCAAAAACAAATCAAGCATTAGAACAGTTAGGAGAAACGCCAATCAACTGGCAGTTGCCTGATACAGTGTCATAA
- a CDS encoding GNAT family N-acetyltransferase translates to MNMLLSEYNEEFSALIHQYQLTEEQLRFTGTPEMPLKIALTNPFIHPIVGIENGRLTNFFVLDEKKDVSLYTENEHAILLRTFSTDSRYQGQGYAKKVLQQLPKFTQELFPAADEIVLAVNKENSAAQALYKKSGFLPMDKIVEGIAGPQYVMTLGLL, encoded by the coding sequence ATGAACATGTTATTGAGCGAGTATAATGAAGAATTTTCAGCATTGATCCACCAATACCAATTAACTGAGGAACAACTTCGTTTTACAGGCACACCTGAAATGCCCTTAAAGATCGCTTTGACAAATCCTTTCATTCATCCGATCGTAGGAATCGAAAATGGACGCTTAACTAATTTTTTTGTATTAGACGAAAAGAAGGATGTCTCTTTATATACTGAAAATGAGCATGCGATTTTACTACGAACTTTTTCTACAGACTCCCGCTATCAAGGGCAAGGCTATGCAAAAAAAGTCTTGCAGCAATTACCAAAATTTACTCAAGAACTCTTTCCAGCAGCTGATGAGATCGTTCTTGCTGTAAATAAAGAAAATAGTGCAGCGCAAGCTCTTTATAAAAAATCTGGTTTTTTACCTATGGATAAGATTGTCGAAGGGATAGCAGGTCCGCAATATGTAATGACCTTGGGATTGCTTTAA
- the pta gene encoding phosphate acetyltransferase encodes MELFDSLKFKVIRRNIKIVFPEATDPRILGAAARLKAEELMEPILIGKQEDIVEAAHARGIKTSNFTIIDPDNYEGWEEMVASFVERRNGKVTEEDARKILKDVNYFGTMLTYMGLADGMVSGAVHSTGDTVRPALQIIKTKPGISRTSGAMIMVRGRDQEKYIFADCAINVNPTAQELAEIAVDSAKTAELFDIDPKVAMMSFSTKGSAKAPEVDKVVEATKIAKSLAPELEIDGELQFDASYVASVAQLKAPNSPVAGQATVFVFPELQSGNIGYKIAQRLGNFEAIGPILQGLNKPVSDLSRGANEEDIYKLSIITAAQSLMN; translated from the coding sequence GTGGAATTATTCGATAGCTTAAAATTTAAAGTCATTCGCCGCAATATCAAAATTGTTTTCCCAGAGGCAACAGATCCTCGTATTTTGGGAGCTGCCGCACGTTTGAAAGCAGAAGAATTAATGGAACCGATCTTGATCGGAAAGCAAGAAGACATTGTTGAAGCAGCACATGCTCGTGGAATCAAAACATCAAACTTCACTATTATCGATCCTGATAATTATGAAGGATGGGAAGAAATGGTTGCATCGTTTGTTGAACGTCGTAACGGTAAAGTAACAGAAGAAGATGCACGTAAGATTCTTAAAGACGTGAATTATTTCGGCACAATGCTGACTTACATGGGTCTTGCAGATGGTATGGTCAGCGGAGCGGTCCACTCAACAGGTGATACTGTTCGCCCTGCATTACAAATCATCAAAACAAAACCAGGTATCAGCCGTACAAGTGGTGCAATGATCATGGTTCGCGGACGCGATCAAGAGAAATATATCTTTGCAGATTGTGCGATCAATGTAAATCCAACAGCTCAAGAACTTGCTGAGATCGCTGTTGATAGTGCAAAAACCGCTGAATTATTCGATATCGATCCAAAAGTTGCAATGATGAGCTTCTCTACAAAAGGTTCTGCAAAAGCACCTGAGGTTGATAAAGTTGTTGAAGCGACTAAAATCGCCAAAAGTTTAGCACCAGAATTGGAAATCGATGGAGAATTACAATTTGATGCTTCTTATGTTGCTTCTGTAGCACAACTTAAAGCACCAAATTCACCAGTTGCTGGTCAAGCTACAGTCTTTGTTTTCCCAGAATTACAATCAGGAAACATCGGCTACAAAATTGCACAGCGCTTAGGTAACTTTGAAGCGATCGGACCAATCTTACAAGGATTGAACAAACCTGTTTCAGATTTATCTCGTGGTGCAAATGAAGAAGATATCTACAAGTTATCGATCATCACTGCAGCACAATCATTGATGAATTAA
- a CDS encoding putative ABC transporter permease, with translation MDEFIKVVLLFFIYAFIGWLWETVYCSLKAGKFVYRGFLIGPYCPIYGFGILGVLYFLDPFKQNIVLLYILSTILVTILEYLTSYGLEKLFHASWWDYKDVPMNLNGRVALPVSLFWGIGCVLIVRVVHPKVLLFEGFLAKHFGLVLPIILLIMITSDLIYTLINMQAFKKVTTQLSTAVDERKEELAAKLNEKRTEFSSNLSELKESISEELTERKKAKSNERISLIEELKNTPSINELVSHIGFNQKRWIKNYPNLTLKNIKNPFEVKEIINKNRKNKK, from the coding sequence ATGGATGAATTTATTAAAGTCGTTTTACTATTTTTTATTTACGCATTTATTGGTTGGTTATGGGAAACAGTTTATTGCTCATTAAAAGCAGGAAAATTTGTTTATCGAGGATTTTTGATCGGTCCGTATTGCCCTATTTATGGTTTTGGTATTTTAGGTGTGCTGTATTTTTTAGATCCATTCAAACAAAATATCGTGCTTTTATACATCTTATCAACCATTCTGGTAACCATTTTAGAGTATCTAACGAGTTATGGATTGGAAAAGCTTTTCCATGCGTCTTGGTGGGACTATAAGGATGTCCCAATGAACCTAAATGGTCGTGTAGCCTTGCCTGTATCGCTGTTTTGGGGGATCGGCTGTGTTTTGATCGTGCGAGTGGTTCACCCGAAAGTGCTACTATTTGAAGGCTTTTTGGCTAAACACTTTGGTTTGGTACTGCCGATCATTTTATTGATAATGATCACTAGTGATTTGATCTATACACTTATCAACATGCAAGCTTTCAAAAAAGTTACTACTCAACTCAGTACAGCAGTGGATGAAAGAAAAGAAGAATTGGCAGCTAAATTAAATGAAAAAAGAACAGAGTTTTCTTCAAATCTTTCTGAGCTGAAAGAATCTATTTCAGAAGAATTGACTGAACGAAAAAAAGCGAAGTCAAATGAACGCATTTCTTTGATCGAAGAGTTGAAAAATACACCGTCAATCAACGAGCTAGTTTCACATATTGGCTTCAATCAAAAGCGTTGGATTAAAAATTACCCTAATTTAACATTGAAAAATATTAAAAATCCATTTGAAGTAAAAGAAATTATCAATAAGAATAGAAAAAATAAGAAATAA
- a CDS encoding GNAT family N-acetyltransferase has translation MTEVEFTIREAIPTDAAEILRALKIIGSQTPFLVMDEKGLEMTIEEMSENLGNLYDSQNNVLMVALADNKVIGTASVKASAKKRMEHIGEIGISILKDYWGFGLGSLMMEELIDWAKESDVIRRLELTVQHRNQRAVHVYEKIGFVTEAIMPRGAKTDEGEFLDVHLMSMMID, from the coding sequence ATGACAGAGGTTGAATTTACGATTCGAGAAGCAATTCCAACTGATGCTGCAGAGATTTTACGAGCTCTCAAAATTATTGGCAGCCAAACGCCTTTTTTAGTAATGGATGAAAAAGGACTGGAGATGACGATAGAAGAAATGAGTGAAAATCTAGGGAATCTCTATGATTCTCAGAATAATGTTTTGATGGTCGCATTAGCTGATAACAAAGTGATCGGAACAGCTTCAGTGAAAGCATCAGCAAAAAAACGTATGGAACACATCGGAGAAATCGGTATCAGTATCTTAAAAGATTACTGGGGCTTTGGTTTAGGCAGTTTGATGATGGAAGAGTTGATCGATTGGGCAAAAGAAAGTGATGTGATCCGAAGGCTGGAATTAACCGTACAGCACCGGAATCAACGCGCTGTTCATGTTTATGAAAAAATTGGTTTTGTTACCGAAGCCATCATGCCGCGGGGCGCTAAAACAGATGAGGGCGAATTTTTGGATGTTCATTTGATGAGTATGATGATCGATTAA